From a single Alloactinosynnema sp. L-07 genomic region:
- the mltG gene encoding endolytic transglycosylase MltG codes for MTDDLGLFEERTTRERPRSAAAARKARSRRNRKRNRLIVFGLVVLLLIGGGVWYGLRQLSGLGGYDDFTGAGERDVVVEVQGGDTTGTIANRLKDDGIVASPRAFLAAAESETKVRAIQPGFYVMRTKVSGKDAVAKIVSPASKVGNLQIKAGTQLDDLSNGTAVTPGIFTLLSNASCATLDGQKKCASVDDLRKTAETADLAALGVPDWAIPDASRAAEPKRRLEGLIAPDVYDVRPGSTPEELWKKVITESSARLQSYGMPKIAEATGLTPYQVLVIGSLIQREAIAADFAKVSRVTYNRLAKSMKLEYDSTINYVLDRPAITTKPDDRAKAGPYNTYANTGLTPTPIAAVSKEALAAAAKPVDGPWLFFVRCQKDGISCFAVTNDEHEANVKQARANGAY; via the coding sequence ATGACCGACGATCTCGGCCTCTTCGAGGAACGAACCACCCGCGAGCGCCCGCGGTCGGCCGCGGCCGCGCGCAAGGCGAGGTCCCGGCGCAACCGCAAGCGCAACCGCCTCATCGTCTTCGGCCTCGTCGTGCTGCTCCTCATCGGCGGCGGCGTCTGGTACGGGCTGCGTCAGCTCTCCGGCCTGGGCGGCTACGACGACTTCACCGGCGCGGGCGAGCGCGACGTCGTCGTCGAGGTTCAGGGCGGCGACACCACGGGCACCATCGCCAACCGTCTCAAGGACGACGGCATCGTCGCGAGTCCCCGCGCCTTCCTCGCCGCGGCTGAGTCCGAGACGAAGGTGCGCGCGATCCAGCCAGGGTTCTACGTGATGCGCACGAAGGTCTCCGGCAAGGATGCCGTCGCCAAGATCGTCAGCCCCGCGTCGAAGGTGGGGAACCTCCAGATCAAGGCGGGAACCCAGCTCGACGACCTGAGCAACGGCACCGCGGTCACCCCAGGCATCTTCACCCTGCTGTCCAACGCCTCCTGCGCGACTCTCGACGGCCAGAAGAAGTGCGCGTCCGTCGACGACCTCCGAAAGACCGCCGAAACCGCCGACCTGGCCGCCCTCGGCGTACCCGACTGGGCCATCCCGGACGCCTCCCGCGCCGCCGAGCCCAAGCGTCGCCTCGAAGGCCTGATCGCCCCCGACGTCTACGACGTGCGGCCCGGCTCCACTCCGGAGGAGCTGTGGAAGAAGGTCATCACCGAGTCCTCCGCGCGCCTGCAGAGCTACGGCATGCCCAAGATCGCCGAGGCCACCGGCCTGACCCCGTACCAGGTCCTGGTGATCGGCTCCCTGATCCAGCGCGAAGCCATCGCCGCCGACTTCGCGAAGGTCTCCCGGGTCACCTACAACCGGCTCGCCAAGTCGATGAAGCTCGAGTACGACTCGACCATCAACTACGTCCTCGACCGCCCAGCCATCACAACCAAGCCCGATGACCGGGCCAAGGCGGGCCCGTACAACACCTACGCGAACACTGGTCTCACCCCCACTCCGATCGCCGCGGTCAGCAAGGAAGCCCTCGCCGCCGCCGCCAAGCCTGTGGATGGGCCGTGGCTGTTCTTCGTCCGCTGTCAGAAGGACGGCATTTCCTGCTTCGCCGTGACCAATGACGAGCACGAGGCCAACGTGAAGCAGGCCAGGGCGAACGGTGCCTACTGA
- the alaS gene encoding alanine--tRNA ligase, protein MQTHEISKRFTDYFTANEHTKVASASLILEDPNLLFVNAGMVQFRPYFLGDAHAPYPRATSVQKCVRTGDIDEVGKTTRHNTFFQMAGNFSFGDYFKAGAIEHAWTLLTNSVADGGYGFDPDRLWATVYNDDDEALELWQKIAGLPLDRIQRRDGEDNYWDMGVPGPGGPCSEIYYDRGPEHGVEGGPVADEDRYLEIWNLVFMQDERGELSPKKGHPPVGSLPRKNIDTGMGIERVAYLLQGVDNVYETDLVRPVITKAEEMSGRRYGAGNPVDDVRFRVIADHARSGMMIIGDGVTPGNEARGYVLRRLLRRIVRSVRLLGVQEPVLGEFAAVVRDTMSPSYPELANDFARIESVMKKEEETFLSTLASGSKIFDLAADKIKSDGRAMVPGDTAFQLHDTYGFPIDLTLEMAAEKGLSVDENGFRELMAQQRARAKADAASRKTGYGDQSVYRDLLALGATEFTGYAELATEAKVLGLVRDGKRVPAAVEGEIIEVVLDRTPLYAESGGQESDAGTISAEGVELEVLDVQKVARKLWVHQVRVRSGEITEGKHVEATVDPEWRVGARQGHSGTHVVHAALRQVLGPTALQSGSYNKPGYLRLDFAWSGALSEETKSEIEEVSNLAVRKDLPVRVVYTDMGGAQQLGAVALFGETYDEEVRVIEIGGAWSRELCGGTHVEHSSQIGPITLLGESSVGSGSRRLEAYVGMDAMRYLAKERALVQNLAAMLKVPNVEVPARVEALIERLRSAEKELEKVRAGQLLSSAGTLADQAEDVNGTALVALRAPDGVGGNDLRTLAGEVRNRLGSRPGVVALFSAVEGKVAFVVATTAAARENGLAAGKLVPAFAPAIDARGGGKPDLAQGGGANPDGIAEAVTALHRALAGA, encoded by the coding sequence GTGCAGACCCACGAGATCTCCAAGCGTTTCACCGACTACTTCACCGCCAACGAGCACACCAAGGTCGCCAGCGCGTCGCTGATCCTGGAAGACCCGAACCTGCTGTTCGTCAACGCGGGCATGGTGCAGTTCAGGCCTTACTTCCTCGGCGACGCCCACGCCCCGTACCCGCGCGCCACCAGCGTGCAGAAGTGCGTGCGCACCGGCGACATCGATGAGGTCGGCAAGACCACCCGGCACAACACGTTCTTCCAGATGGCGGGCAACTTCTCCTTCGGCGACTACTTCAAGGCCGGGGCCATCGAGCACGCCTGGACGCTGCTGACCAACAGCGTCGCCGACGGCGGCTACGGCTTCGACCCCGACCGCCTGTGGGCCACCGTCTACAACGACGACGACGAGGCCCTGGAGCTGTGGCAGAAGATCGCCGGGCTGCCGCTGGACCGCATCCAGCGCCGCGACGGCGAGGACAACTACTGGGACATGGGGGTGCCCGGCCCCGGCGGTCCCTGCTCGGAGATCTACTACGACCGCGGTCCTGAGCACGGCGTCGAGGGCGGCCCGGTCGCCGACGAGGACCGCTACCTGGAGATCTGGAATCTCGTCTTCATGCAGGACGAGCGCGGCGAGCTGAGCCCGAAGAAGGGCCACCCGCCGGTCGGGTCGCTGCCGCGCAAGAACATCGACACCGGCATGGGCATCGAGCGCGTCGCCTACTTGCTCCAGGGCGTCGACAACGTCTACGAGACCGACCTGGTCCGCCCGGTGATCACCAAGGCCGAGGAGATGTCCGGCCGCCGCTACGGCGCGGGCAACCCGGTCGACGACGTGCGCTTCCGCGTCATCGCCGACCACGCCCGCTCCGGCATGATGATCATCGGTGACGGCGTCACCCCAGGCAATGAGGCCCGCGGCTACGTGCTGCGCCGCCTGCTGCGCCGCATCGTGCGCTCGGTGCGGCTGCTCGGCGTGCAGGAGCCGGTGCTCGGCGAGTTCGCGGCGGTCGTGCGCGACACGATGTCGCCGTCGTACCCGGAGCTGGCCAACGACTTCGCGCGCATCGAGTCGGTCATGAAGAAGGAAGAAGAGACCTTCCTGTCGACGCTGGCCAGCGGCTCGAAGATCTTCGACCTGGCCGCGGACAAGATCAAGTCCGACGGCCGCGCGATGGTGCCCGGCGACACGGCGTTCCAGCTGCATGACACCTACGGATTCCCGATCGACCTGACCCTGGAGATGGCCGCCGAGAAGGGCCTGTCGGTCGACGAGAACGGCTTCCGCGAGCTGATGGCCCAGCAGCGCGCCCGCGCCAAGGCCGACGCCGCTTCCCGCAAGACCGGCTACGGCGACCAGTCGGTCTACCGCGACCTGCTCGCACTCGGCGCCACCGAGTTCACCGGCTACGCCGAACTGGCCACCGAGGCCAAGGTCCTCGGCCTGGTCCGCGACGGCAAGCGCGTCCCCGCCGCCGTCGAGGGCGAGATCATCGAGGTCGTGCTCGACCGCACCCCGCTGTACGCCGAGTCCGGCGGCCAGGAGAGCGACGCGGGCACCATCTCCGCCGAGGGCGTCGAGCTGGAGGTGCTCGACGTGCAGAAGGTGGCCCGCAAGCTGTGGGTCCACCAGGTGCGCGTGCGCAGCGGCGAGATCACCGAGGGCAAGCACGTCGAGGCCACCGTCGACCCGGAGTGGCGCGTCGGCGCCCGCCAAGGCCACTCGGGCACCCACGTCGTGCACGCCGCACTGCGCCAGGTGCTCGGCCCGACCGCGCTGCAGAGCGGCTCGTACAACAAGCCCGGCTACCTGCGCCTCGACTTCGCCTGGTCGGGCGCGCTGTCGGAGGAGACCAAGAGCGAGATCGAAGAGGTGTCGAACCTCGCGGTCCGCAAGGACCTCCCGGTCCGCGTCGTCTACACCGACATGGGCGGCGCCCAGCAGCTCGGCGCGGTCGCCCTCTTCGGCGAGACCTACGACGAAGAGGTCCGAGTCATTGAGATCGGTGGCGCCTGGTCGCGCGAGCTGTGCGGTGGCACCCACGTGGAGCACTCGTCGCAGATCGGCCCCATCACCCTGCTCGGCGAGTCCTCGGTCGGCTCCGGCAGCAGGCGCCTGGAGGCCTACGTCGGCATGGACGCCATGCGCTACCTGGCCAAGGAACGCGCCCTGGTGCAGAACCTCGCCGCGATGCTCAAGGTGCCGAACGTCGAGGTCCCCGCTCGCGTCGAGGCCCTGATCGAACGTCTCCGCAGCGCCGAGAAGGAACTGGAGAAGGTGCGCGCGGGCCAGCTGCTGTCGTCGGCGGGCACCCTGGCCGACCAGGCCGAGGACGTCAATGGCACCGCCCTGGTCGCCCTCCGCGCCCCGGACGGCGTCGGCGGCAACGACCTGCGCACCCTGGCCGGCGAGGTGCGCAACCGCCTGGGCTCCCGCCCGGGCGTCGTCGCGCTGTTCTCGGCCGTCGAGGGCAAGGTCGCCTTCGTGGTGGCCACCACGGCCGCGGCCAGGGAGAACGGCCTCGCCGCGGGCAAGCTCGTCCCCGCCTTCGCGCCCGCCATCGACGCCCGAGGCGGCGGCAAGCCCGACCTGGCCCAGGGCGGCGGCGCCAACCCCGACGGCATCGCCGAGGCGGTGACCGCCCTCCACCGGGCCCTGGCAGGCGCATGA
- a CDS encoding TIGR02452 family protein, protein MSRQSLAAIAAETDRLAESGPYATATAAAVAGTRLYLPSDPVPTAPDALASGTSPGHPSATTASQAERRASPAISVTGESTLAAARRLGGDVACLNFASARNPGGGYRTGAQAQEESLARSSGLGACLRAVPEFYAHHRATPSLLYSDRVIYSPSVPVFRDDTGALIDPYEVAFLTAAAPNFGALRTDDERAQVPSILLTRATRVLSIAAAHGHRTLVLGAWGCGVFRNDPSTVASAFARALATVPAFDTVVFAILGKPDLRETFARTLG, encoded by the coding sequence GTGAGTAGACAGTCACTGGCCGCGATCGCCGCCGAGACCGACCGCCTCGCGGAATCGGGCCCATACGCGACGGCGACCGCCGCCGCGGTCGCCGGAACCCGCCTTTACCTACCGTCGGACCCCGTCCCAACCGCACCCGATGCGCTGGCCTCCGGCACGTCGCCCGGCCACCCGTCTGCCACTACCGCGTCGCAGGCAGAGCGCCGCGCCAGCCCGGCGATCTCAGTGACGGGCGAATCGACCCTCGCGGCGGCGCGGCGCTTGGGCGGCGACGTCGCGTGCCTGAACTTCGCCTCGGCCCGCAACCCTGGCGGCGGCTACCGCACCGGCGCGCAGGCCCAAGAGGAAAGCCTCGCCCGTTCCTCCGGCCTCGGCGCCTGCCTCCGCGCCGTTCCCGAGTTCTACGCGCACCACCGCGCCACCCCGAGCCTGCTCTACAGCGACCGAGTGATCTACTCGCCGTCGGTCCCGGTCTTCCGCGACGACACCGGCGCCTTGATCGACCCGTACGAGGTCGCGTTCCTCACCGCCGCCGCCCCGAACTTCGGCGCCCTGCGCACGGATGATGAGCGCGCCCAGGTTCCGTCGATCCTGCTGACCCGAGCCACGCGTGTGCTGTCCATCGCCGCAGCGCACGGCCACCGGACCCTCGTCCTCGGGGCGTGGGGCTGCGGGGTGTTCCGCAACGATCCGTCGACCGTGGCTTCGGCGTTCGCACGGGCGCTGGCCACCGTGCCCGCGTTCGACACAGTCGTGTTCGCCATCCTCGGCAAGCCGGATCTCCGAGAAACATTCGCGCGCACGCTCGGCTGA
- the ruvX gene encoding Holliday junction resolvase RuvX has translation MSTKPDRPGVDDPGRGRRLAVDVGSVRVGVALSDPAPVLATPLVTLSRDERSGSDLDRLSELVAEHEVVEVVVGLPRTLAARHGTAAEGALAYATELARRVAPVPVRLADERLTTVSASRMLSQQGVRGKRQRAVVDQAAAVEILQTWLDARSAALARSAEDS, from the coding sequence ATGAGCACCAAGCCTGATCGGCCGGGTGTGGACGACCCGGGGCGCGGACGCAGGCTCGCCGTGGACGTCGGCTCGGTGCGGGTCGGGGTGGCGCTGAGCGATCCGGCTCCGGTGCTCGCCACGCCGCTCGTTACGCTATCTCGCGACGAACGGTCGGGCAGCGACCTTGACCGGCTCTCTGAGCTCGTCGCTGAGCACGAGGTGGTCGAAGTGGTAGTCGGATTGCCGAGGACGTTGGCCGCGCGCCACGGCACGGCGGCCGAAGGCGCGCTCGCCTACGCGACCGAGTTGGCCCGGCGGGTGGCGCCGGTGCCGGTGCGGCTGGCAGACGAGCGGCTGACCACGGTGTCCGCGTCGCGGATGCTCAGCCAGCAAGGGGTACGGGGCAAGCGCCAGCGAGCAGTGGTGGACCAGGCGGCGGCTGTGGAGATCTTGCAGACGTGGCTAGACGCCCGGTCGGCCGCACTCGCGCGATCCGCGGAGGACTCATGA
- a CDS encoding A24 family peptidase, with the protein MHLQAIRPLVVRWEILYIAAALASFVLAPATWRLPTLAVALALPAGMAAAALLRHLRRPIHAPTAWLALPLGAIWAVITARWTSGDIPGMWLPTGLVFTWFAVTLTVADLRSRRLPNALTLSAYPALGLTLAVAARASPDVSLAWHAVVGGGAFLAFHAAIHLWRPTSLGAGDVKIAYPIGATLGAINLTTIAPALLLASAITLTLYCGVKSIHRKSTIPYGPGLLGAATVFVTFPNLVGGSW; encoded by the coding sequence ATGCACCTACAAGCGATCCGCCCCCTGGTAGTCCGCTGGGAAATCCTCTACATCGCAGCGGCCTTGGCCTCATTCGTCTTAGCCCCCGCCACCTGGCGTCTCCCGACGCTGGCCGTCGCCCTCGCACTCCCCGCAGGCATGGCCGCGGCTGCCCTGCTGCGCCACCTCCGCCGCCCGATCCACGCGCCAACGGCCTGGCTCGCTCTCCCCTTGGGCGCCATCTGGGCGGTGATCACCGCCCGCTGGACCAGCGGCGACATCCCAGGCATGTGGCTACCCACAGGCCTTGTCTTCACCTGGTTCGCGGTCACTCTCACCGTGGCCGACCTCCGGTCCCGAAGACTCCCGAACGCCCTGACCCTCTCCGCCTACCCCGCGCTCGGACTCACCCTCGCCGTCGCGGCCCGAGCCTCCCCGGACGTCTCCTTAGCCTGGCACGCCGTCGTGGGCGGCGGCGCGTTCCTCGCCTTCCACGCCGCGATCCACCTGTGGCGCCCGACGTCATTAGGCGCGGGTGACGTCAAAATCGCCTACCCGATTGGAGCGACCCTCGGCGCAATCAACCTGACGACAATCGCACCGGCCCTGCTCCTAGCGTCAGCTATCACCCTGACGCTCTATTGCGGAGTCAAATCGATCCACCGGAAATCCACGATTCCCTATGGCCCCGGCCTGCTCGGAGCGGCCACGGTCTTCGTGACGTTCCCCAACCTCGTAGGAGGAAGTTGGTAA
- a CDS encoding shikimate dehydrogenase, producing MSAGPPGTNPGRGRRAAVLGSPVAHSLSPVLHGAAYAALGLADWTYERVECDEHRLPGLVESLGPEWVGLSVTMPGKLAALQTAATATERAVAVGAANTLVRKPDGGWHADCTDIDGVTGALRAAGGYTPVPGATATLLGAGGTARAALAGLADLSVTSVTVVVRDPDRAGEALACAERLGLAAAVQQWSTADFPALAASSSVVVNTAPASAVTPLADALAKAPCVLDVIYHPWPTPVAEAVAASGGRLATGLDMLLHQAFAQVEQFTGQSAPREAMRAALRSATGDVLALPI from the coding sequence GTGTCGGCTGGCCCGCCGGGTACCAACCCTGGGAGGGGCAGGCGTGCGGCCGTTCTTGGGTCGCCTGTCGCCCACTCCCTGTCCCCGGTCTTGCACGGCGCCGCCTATGCCGCGCTCGGGCTGGCTGACTGGACCTACGAGCGCGTCGAGTGCGACGAGCACCGGCTGCCCGGCCTGGTCGAGTCGCTGGGTCCGGAGTGGGTCGGCCTGTCGGTGACGATGCCCGGCAAGCTCGCCGCCCTCCAGACCGCCGCCACCGCCACCGAACGTGCCGTCGCCGTCGGTGCCGCCAATACCCTCGTCCGCAAGCCCGACGGTGGCTGGCACGCCGACTGCACCGACATCGACGGCGTCACCGGAGCCCTCCGGGCCGCAGGTGGCTACACCCCCGTCCCAGGAGCCACGGCCACCCTGCTCGGTGCGGGTGGCACCGCCCGTGCCGCGCTGGCAGGCCTAGCCGACTTGTCCGTCACCTCGGTGACGGTCGTCGTCCGCGACCCCGACCGGGCAGGCGAAGCGCTTGCCTGCGCCGAGCGTCTCGGCTTGGCGGCTGCCGTCCAGCAGTGGTCGACCGCGGACTTCCCGGCGCTGGCCGCGTCGTCGTCCGTGGTGGTCAACACCGCCCCGGCCTCGGCAGTCACGCCGCTGGCCGACGCCCTCGCCAAGGCGCCCTGCGTGCTCGACGTGATCTACCATCCCTGGCCGACCCCGGTCGCCGAGGCCGTCGCCGCGTCGGGCGGTCGTCTTGCCACTGGACTGGACATGCTGCTCCACCAGGCGTTCGCTCAGGTCGAGCAGTTCACCGGCCAGTCGGCTCCCCGGGAGGCCATGCGGGCCGCGCTGCGGTCGGCCACAGGTGACGTGCTCGCCCTCCCGATTTGA